From the genome of Labrus bergylta chromosome 12, fLabBer1.1, whole genome shotgun sequence, one region includes:
- the hcfc1b gene encoding host cell factor 1b isoform X2, whose amino-acid sequence MEAEPGTPAVLQPRWKRVLGWSGPVPRPRHGHRAVNIKELMVVFGGGNEGIVDELHVYNTATNQWFIPAVRGDVPPGCAAYGFVCDGTRLLVFGGMVEYGKYSSDLYELQASRWEWKRLKAKAPKNGPPPCPRLGHSFSLIGSSCYLFGGLANDSEDPKNNIPRYLNDLYCLELRPGSSVVGWEIPPTSGQPPPPRESHTAVVTSGRGNNRLIIYGGMSGCRLGDLWVLHIDSLTWSKPTLNGTAPLPRSLHSATTINNKMYVFGGWVPLVMDDVKVATHEKEWKCTNSLACLNLDTMCWETVLMDSLEENVPRARAGHCSVAINSRLYIWSGRDGYRKAWNNQVCCKDLWYLETERPCAPSRVQLVRANTSSLEVSWGPSQTADTYVLQLQKYDIPATPAVTSSAASTAPNLVPTATPVASFSNSPSPVATTLANQSGITLLPSHTASVPASPLAAAAKAPAVLKVAAPGVGGGASFVTVRQAAPKSPVAVTTLPAGVRMVVPAQAGQATSQGGSPQMSGMAALAAAAAATQKIPPSTAMLNVPAGATLVKTVSVSPGTKQGTPVTMVTNPATRILKTAAAQVGVSSGVSTSGTPGRPIITVHKSGTVTVSQQAQVVTTMVGGVTKTITLVNSSLGGGGSLIGNLGNLGNLGKMVVQTKQVQSGAATGQTVSSPLTQFLQTKGSLPPGTILKLVTSADGKQTTLLSTAQAGSPKSTILGVAPGTGTKPGATIIKTIPMSALQGGAGANSPYTIFTTKMVTAGSAGKILTTVPKIGSGGQQGLTQVVLKGAPGTPGTILRTVPMGGVRLVSPGAVGAKPNVTTLVVKGTSGVSSLGTVTGSISTAKPGGVVTSSLATPITTLATIATLAGKVTATTAGPKQVTLITTPSGAESLVQDLPVSIMASPTSEEPGSTTSTTTTTSSTAGGESGETTGNTVTLVCSNPPCETHETGTTNTATVATAAMGGNNRECSNPPCEMHETGTTNTATTASASMNQLPQVSSNLAAPVSQIAGNTCSNPPCETHETGTTNTATTAGAGGLTQVCSNPPCETHETGTTNTATTAGTGGLTQVCSNPPCETHETGTTNTATTAGTGGLSQVCSNPPCETHETGTTNTATTATAQQGEDSTDPSSSSDPPAPAPSTASQSRAVTTVTQSTPTPGPSIPEISSLVGEGRAESSEAEAVAMVTGSAEDGEEPMQTDSQPGHVMPTVLQVHMEDSEAAQMTSDGGLPHELMSSEGDGGEGTTTLMVTGLTADQLAVTTGTDDAVQQATIQAVLQAAGHMGEDQPIVLTQQDLAVLVQQQLQGIHNQPEPEPEPEPEPSSLPTEGLAPADSLNDPAAESNGHELTSSAVTSAVARLASTFGPSPQLTASPVKIQTAALPAEVTNGNPAPAGKPTVVMRSSVKDSQWYDVGIVKVTNMVVTHYYVPYGENMADDDSGVVPDYSQMKKVELQPGTAYKFRVAGINICGRGAFSEVSAFKTCLPGFPGAPCAIKISKNMDGAQLTWEPPAVTSGKITEYSVYLAIQSSQASSASGSGPAQLAFMRVYCGVSPSCLVQASSLANAHIDHTTKPAIIFRIAARNQKGYGPATQVRWLQESSKEAKPAVKRAGVSPDYKPVGPKKFKTDQ is encoded by the exons CTACTAACCAGTGGTTCATCCCGGCTGTTCGGGGTGACGTCCCCCCCGGCTGTGCTGCTTACGGCTTCGTGTGCGATGGGACGAGGCTGCTGGTGTTTGGAGGGATGGTGGAGTATGGGAAGTACAGCAGCGACCTGTACGAGCTGCAG GCGAGCCGCTGGGAGTGGAAACGTCTGAAGGCCAAGGCTCCAAAGAACGGCCCGCCCCCCTGCCCCCGCCTCGgacacagcttctctctgattGGAAGCAGCTGCTACCTGTTTGGAGGACTGGCCAATGACAGCGAAGACCCTAAAAATAACATCCCAAG GTACCTGAACGACCTGTACTGTCTGGAGCTGCGGCCGGGCTCCAGCGTGGTCGGCTGGGAGATCCCTCCGACCTCGGGTCAGCCCCCGCCCCCAAGAGAGAGCCACACCGCCGTGGTGACAAGTGGCCGCGGGAACAACAGACTCATCATCTACGGAGGCATGAGCGGCTGCAGGCTGGGAGACCTGTGGGTGCTGCACATAG actCTCTGACATGGAGTAAACCGACCCTCAATGGAACCGCACCCCTTCCCAGAAGCCTTCACTCTGCCACCACCATCAACAACAA GATGTACGTGTTTGGAGGTTGGGTTCCTCTGGTGATGGATGATGTGAAGGTGGCGACTCATGAGAAGGAGTGGAAGTGTACCAACTCACTGGCCTGCCTCAACcttg aTACGATGTGTTGGGAGACGGTGCTGATGGACAGTCTGGAGGAGAACGTCCCGAGAGCTCGCGCCGGTCACTGCAGCGTGGCCATCAACTCCAGACTGTACATCTGGAGCGGCAGGGACGGATACAGGAAGGCCTGGAACAACCAGGTGTGCTGCAAGGACCTCTGGTACCTGGAGACAG agcgTCCCTGCGCCCCCTCCCGGGTCCAGCTGGTTCGGGCTAACACGTCGTCTTTGGAGGTGAGCTGGGGCCCGTCTCAGACCGCCGACACCTACGTGCTGCAGCTACAGAAGTATGACATTCCTGCCACACCTGCTGTCACCTCATCTGCCGCTAGCACCGCCCCCAACCTTGTCCCAACAGCCACACCTGTAGCGAGCTTCTCAAACAGCCCCTCCCCCGTCGCCACGACATTAGCCAACCAGTCTGGCATCACACTGCTGCCCTCCCACACCGCCTCTGTTCCTGCAAGCCCATTGGCTGCCGCAGCCAAAGCCCCAG CAGTCCTGAAGGTGGCAGCTCCAGGAGTAGGGGGCGGAGCCTCTTTCGTTACTGTGAGGCAGGCCGCACCTAAATCTCCAGTCGCCGTGACGACACTTCCTGCAGGTGTTCGTATGGTCGTACCTGCCCAGGCTGGTCAAGcgacg TCACAAGGGGGCAGTCCGCAGATGAGCGGCATGGCGGCATTGGCGGCCGCCGCTGCAGCGACTCAGAAGATCCCTCCCTCCACGGCAATGCTGAACGTCCCTGCGGGAGCAACGCTTGTAAAGACTGTGTCTGTGAGTCCAGGAACCAAACAGGGCACCCCcgttaccatg GTAACAAACCCAGCCACCCGCATCCTGaagactgctgctgctcaggtggGCGTGTCCTCTGGAGTCTCCACCTCCGGCACCCCCGGCAGACCGATCATCACCGTGCATAAATCGGGCACAGTGACCGTCTCCCAACAGGCTCAAGTGGTCACCACAATGGTGGGGGGAGTCACAAAGACCATCACACTGGTCAACAGTTCACTGGGAGGAGGCGGGTCTCTG aTCGGTAACCTTGGTAACCTCGGTAACCTTGGGAAGATGGTGGTCCAGACTAAACAAGTGCAGAGTGGAGCGGCGACTGGTCAGACTGTGAGCAGCCCCCTCACACAGTTCCTGCAG acgAAAGGCTCCCTCCCACCAGGAACCATCCTGAAGCTGGTGACGTCGGCTGACGGGAAGCAGACGACCCTCCTCAGCACCGCGCAGGCCGGATCCCCCAAATCCACAATCCTCGGCGTAGCCCCGGGAACAGGCACAAAACCAGGAGCCACTATCATCAAGACCATCCCTATGTCTGCTCTGCAGGGGGGGGCAg GTGCCAACAGTCCATATACAATCTTCACCACCAAGATGGTCACAGCAGGAAGTGCCGGAAAAATTCTCACAACCGTCCCGAAGATCGGCTCAGGAGGCCAGCAGGGActcacacag GTGGTGTTGAAAGGAGCTCCGGGGACGCCAGGTACAATCCTGAGGACTGTACCTATGGGCGGAGTCAGACTAGTGTCACCTGGAGCTGTTGGCGCCAAACCCAATGTGACCACACTGGTTGTCAAGGGAACCTCAG gtGTGTCCAGTCTGGGGACTGTAACGGGAAGTATCTCCACCGCAAAACCAGGAGGAGTTGTTACCTCCTCCCTGGCAACGCCCATCACCACCCTAGCAACCATTGCCACACTTGCTGGCAAGGTCACAGCTACAACAGCTGGACCCAAACAG GTGACTCTGATCACAACTCCAAGTGGAGCGGAGTCTCTGGTCCAGGATCTACCCGTCTCCATCATGGCGTCCCCGACTTCAGAAGAACCTGGAAGTACTACAAGCACCACGACAACTACATCCAGTACTgcgggaggagagagtggagagacTACAGGTAACACAG TGACGTTGGTGTGCTCCAACCCGCCTTGTGAGACCCATGAAACTGGCACCACCAACACTGCCACAGTCGCCACAGCAGCCATGGGCGGTAACAACAGAGAATGCTCCAACCCGCCGTGTGAGATGCACGAAACGGGGACGACCAACACCGCCACGACCGCCTCGGCCAGCATGAACCAACTGCCACAG GTGAGCTCCAACCTGGCTGCTCCTGTCAGTCAGATTGCAGGGAACACCTGCTCCAACCCGCCCTGTGAGACCCACGAGACCGGGACCACCAACACTGCCACCACAGCGGGGGCGGGAGGactcacacag GTTTGTTCGAACCCCCCCTGTGAGACTCATGAGACCGGGACCACCAACACCGCCACCACGGCAGGGACAGGTGGactcacacag GTTTGTTCAAACCCCCCCTGTGAGACCCACGAGACCGGGACCACCAACACTGCCACCACGGCGGGGACAGGTGGACTCTCACAG GTTTGTTCGAACCCCCCCTGTGAGACCCACGAGACCGGGACCACCAACACTGCCACCACAGCCACAG CTCAGCAGGGTGAAGACTCCAcagacccctcctcctcctctgaccccCCTGCACCGGCCCCCTCCACAGCAAGCCAGAGTAGAGCTGTTACCACGGTTACACAGTCCACACCCACCCCCGGACCATCTATACCT GAGATCTCCTCATTGGTTGGAGAGGGCAGGGCTGAGTCGTCTGAGGCGGaggctgttgccatggtaactggATCAGCAGAAGATGGGGAGGAGCCTATGCAGACTGACAGCCAACCGGGGCATGTGATGCCAACGGTGTTACAGGTTCATATGGAGGACAGTGAGGCggcacag ATGACCTCAGACGGCGGTCTTCCTCATGAGCTGATGTCATCAGAGGGGGATGGAGGGGAGGGTACGACGACCCTGATGGTGACGGGACTCACCGCGGATCAGCTGGCCGTAACCACGGGAACAGACGACGCTGTACAGCAGGCGACAATTCAGGCCGTGCTGCAGGCGGCGGGACACATGG gTGAGGATCAGCCCATAGTTCTGACTCAGCAGGATCTGGCGGTTCTGgtacagcagcagcttcagggcATCCACAAccaacctgaacctgaacctgaacctgaacctgagcCCAGCAGCCTGCCCACAG AGGGCCTTGCTCCAGCAGACAGCCTGAATGACCCCGCCGCAGAGAGTAACGGACACGAGCTGACATCATCAGCTGTGACCAGCGCCGTGGCCCGATTGGCCAGTACATTTGGCCCCAGCCCTCAGCTGACTGCCAGCCCGGTTAAGATTCAAACAGCCGCGCTGCCCGCAGAGGTTACCAACGGCAACCCCGCTCCTGCAGGG AAGCCGACCGTGGTGATGAGGTCATCAGTGAAGGACAGTCAGTGGTATGACGTCGGCATCGTCAAGGTGACCAACATGGTGGTGACACATTACTACGTCCCCTACGGAGAAAACATGGCCGAc GATGACTCAGGCGTGGTACCTGACTACAGTCAAATGAAGAAGGTGGAGCTTCAGCCGGGCACGGCGTATAAGTTTCGTGTGGCGGGGATAAATATCTGCGGCCGCGGAGCCTTCTCGGAGGTGTCGGCTTTTAAAACGTGTTTGCCTGGTTTCCCCGGAGCGCCCTGCGCCATCAAGATCAGCAAG AACATGGACGGGGCTCAGCTCACCTGGGAGCCTCCTGCCGTCACCTCAGGTAAGATCACTGAGTACTCGGTGTACCTGGCCATCCAGTCCAGCCAGGCGAGCTCGGCCTCAGGTTCTGGTCCGGCCCAGCTGGCCTTCATGAGGGTGTACTGCGGCGTCAGCCCGTCCTGTCTGGTCCAGGCCTCCAGCCTCGCCAACGCCCACATCGACCACACCACCAAACCCGCCATCATCTTCCGCATCGCCGCACGCAATCAGAAGGGCTACGGCCCCGCCACGCAGGTCAGGTGGTTACAAG agagcAGTAAAGAAGCTAAACCAGCTGTGAAGAGAGCCGGCGTGTCTCCTGATTA TAAACCTGTCGGACCAAAGAAGTTCAAAACCGACCAATAG
- the hcfc1b gene encoding host cell factor 1b isoform X1, giving the protein MEAEPGTPAVLQPRWKRVLGWSGPVPRPRHGHRAVNIKELMVVFGGGNEGIVDELHVYNTATNQWFIPAVRGDVPPGCAAYGFVCDGTRLLVFGGMVEYGKYSSDLYELQASRWEWKRLKAKAPKNGPPPCPRLGHSFSLIGSSCYLFGGLANDSEDPKNNIPRYLNDLYCLELRPGSSVVGWEIPPTSGQPPPPRESHTAVVTSGRGNNRLIIYGGMSGCRLGDLWVLHIDSLTWSKPTLNGTAPLPRSLHSATTINNKMYVFGGWVPLVMDDVKVATHEKEWKCTNSLACLNLDTMCWETVLMDSLEENVPRARAGHCSVAINSRLYIWSGRDGYRKAWNNQVCCKDLWYLETERPCAPSRVQLVRANTSSLEVSWGPSQTADTYVLQLQKYDIPATPAVTSSAASTAPNLVPTATPVASFSNSPSPVATTLANQSGITLLPSHTASVPASPLAAAAKAPAVLKVAAPGVGGGASFVTVRQAAPKSPVAVTTLPAGVRMVVPAQAGQATSQGGSPQMSGMAALAAAAAATQKIPPSTAMLNVPAGATLVKTVSVSPGTKQGTPVTMVTNPATRILKTAAAQVGVSSGVSTSGTPGRPIITVHKSGTVTVSQQAQVVTTMVGGVTKTITLVNSSLGGGGSLVSIVKAPLQQNNLKKMETNLTFCLCQIGNLGNLGNLGKMVVQTKQVQSGAATGQTVSSPLTQFLQTKGSLPPGTILKLVTSADGKQTTLLSTAQAGSPKSTILGVAPGTGTKPGATIIKTIPMSALQGGAGANSPYTIFTTKMVTAGSAGKILTTVPKIGSGGQQGLTQVVLKGAPGTPGTILRTVPMGGVRLVSPGAVGAKPNVTTLVVKGTSGVSSLGTVTGSISTAKPGGVVTSSLATPITTLATIATLAGKVTATTAGPKQVTLITTPSGAESLVQDLPVSIMASPTSEEPGSTTSTTTTTSSTAGGESGETTGNTVTLVCSNPPCETHETGTTNTATVATAAMGGNNRECSNPPCEMHETGTTNTATTASASMNQLPQVSSNLAAPVSQIAGNTCSNPPCETHETGTTNTATTAGAGGLTQVCSNPPCETHETGTTNTATTAGTGGLTQVCSNPPCETHETGTTNTATTAGTGGLSQVCSNPPCETHETGTTNTATTATAQQGEDSTDPSSSSDPPAPAPSTASQSRAVTTVTQSTPTPGPSIPEISSLVGEGRAESSEAEAVAMVTGSAEDGEEPMQTDSQPGHVMPTVLQVHMEDSEAAQMTSDGGLPHELMSSEGDGGEGTTTLMVTGLTADQLAVTTGTDDAVQQATIQAVLQAAGHMGEDQPIVLTQQDLAVLVQQQLQGIHNQPEPEPEPEPEPSSLPTEGLAPADSLNDPAAESNGHELTSSAVTSAVARLASTFGPSPQLTASPVKIQTAALPAEVTNGNPAPAGKPTVVMRSSVKDSQWYDVGIVKVTNMVVTHYYVPYGENMADDDSGVVPDYSQMKKVELQPGTAYKFRVAGINICGRGAFSEVSAFKTCLPGFPGAPCAIKISKNMDGAQLTWEPPAVTSGKITEYSVYLAIQSSQASSASGSGPAQLAFMRVYCGVSPSCLVQASSLANAHIDHTTKPAIIFRIAARNQKGYGPATQVRWLQESSKEAKPAVKRAGVSPDYKPVGPKKFKTDQ; this is encoded by the exons CTACTAACCAGTGGTTCATCCCGGCTGTTCGGGGTGACGTCCCCCCCGGCTGTGCTGCTTACGGCTTCGTGTGCGATGGGACGAGGCTGCTGGTGTTTGGAGGGATGGTGGAGTATGGGAAGTACAGCAGCGACCTGTACGAGCTGCAG GCGAGCCGCTGGGAGTGGAAACGTCTGAAGGCCAAGGCTCCAAAGAACGGCCCGCCCCCCTGCCCCCGCCTCGgacacagcttctctctgattGGAAGCAGCTGCTACCTGTTTGGAGGACTGGCCAATGACAGCGAAGACCCTAAAAATAACATCCCAAG GTACCTGAACGACCTGTACTGTCTGGAGCTGCGGCCGGGCTCCAGCGTGGTCGGCTGGGAGATCCCTCCGACCTCGGGTCAGCCCCCGCCCCCAAGAGAGAGCCACACCGCCGTGGTGACAAGTGGCCGCGGGAACAACAGACTCATCATCTACGGAGGCATGAGCGGCTGCAGGCTGGGAGACCTGTGGGTGCTGCACATAG actCTCTGACATGGAGTAAACCGACCCTCAATGGAACCGCACCCCTTCCCAGAAGCCTTCACTCTGCCACCACCATCAACAACAA GATGTACGTGTTTGGAGGTTGGGTTCCTCTGGTGATGGATGATGTGAAGGTGGCGACTCATGAGAAGGAGTGGAAGTGTACCAACTCACTGGCCTGCCTCAACcttg aTACGATGTGTTGGGAGACGGTGCTGATGGACAGTCTGGAGGAGAACGTCCCGAGAGCTCGCGCCGGTCACTGCAGCGTGGCCATCAACTCCAGACTGTACATCTGGAGCGGCAGGGACGGATACAGGAAGGCCTGGAACAACCAGGTGTGCTGCAAGGACCTCTGGTACCTGGAGACAG agcgTCCCTGCGCCCCCTCCCGGGTCCAGCTGGTTCGGGCTAACACGTCGTCTTTGGAGGTGAGCTGGGGCCCGTCTCAGACCGCCGACACCTACGTGCTGCAGCTACAGAAGTATGACATTCCTGCCACACCTGCTGTCACCTCATCTGCCGCTAGCACCGCCCCCAACCTTGTCCCAACAGCCACACCTGTAGCGAGCTTCTCAAACAGCCCCTCCCCCGTCGCCACGACATTAGCCAACCAGTCTGGCATCACACTGCTGCCCTCCCACACCGCCTCTGTTCCTGCAAGCCCATTGGCTGCCGCAGCCAAAGCCCCAG CAGTCCTGAAGGTGGCAGCTCCAGGAGTAGGGGGCGGAGCCTCTTTCGTTACTGTGAGGCAGGCCGCACCTAAATCTCCAGTCGCCGTGACGACACTTCCTGCAGGTGTTCGTATGGTCGTACCTGCCCAGGCTGGTCAAGcgacg TCACAAGGGGGCAGTCCGCAGATGAGCGGCATGGCGGCATTGGCGGCCGCCGCTGCAGCGACTCAGAAGATCCCTCCCTCCACGGCAATGCTGAACGTCCCTGCGGGAGCAACGCTTGTAAAGACTGTGTCTGTGAGTCCAGGAACCAAACAGGGCACCCCcgttaccatg GTAACAAACCCAGCCACCCGCATCCTGaagactgctgctgctcaggtggGCGTGTCCTCTGGAGTCTCCACCTCCGGCACCCCCGGCAGACCGATCATCACCGTGCATAAATCGGGCACAGTGACCGTCTCCCAACAGGCTCAAGTGGTCACCACAATGGTGGGGGGAGTCACAAAGACCATCACACTGGTCAACAGTTCACTGGGAGGAGGCGGGTCTCTGGTGAGTATTGTGAAGGCGCCTTTACagcaaaacaatttaaaaaaaatggaaacaaatctcactttctgtctgtgtcagaTCGGTAACCTTGGTAACCTCGGTAACCTTGGGAAGATGGTGGTCCAGACTAAACAAGTGCAGAGTGGAGCGGCGACTGGTCAGACTGTGAGCAGCCCCCTCACACAGTTCCTGCAG acgAAAGGCTCCCTCCCACCAGGAACCATCCTGAAGCTGGTGACGTCGGCTGACGGGAAGCAGACGACCCTCCTCAGCACCGCGCAGGCCGGATCCCCCAAATCCACAATCCTCGGCGTAGCCCCGGGAACAGGCACAAAACCAGGAGCCACTATCATCAAGACCATCCCTATGTCTGCTCTGCAGGGGGGGGCAg GTGCCAACAGTCCATATACAATCTTCACCACCAAGATGGTCACAGCAGGAAGTGCCGGAAAAATTCTCACAACCGTCCCGAAGATCGGCTCAGGAGGCCAGCAGGGActcacacag GTGGTGTTGAAAGGAGCTCCGGGGACGCCAGGTACAATCCTGAGGACTGTACCTATGGGCGGAGTCAGACTAGTGTCACCTGGAGCTGTTGGCGCCAAACCCAATGTGACCACACTGGTTGTCAAGGGAACCTCAG gtGTGTCCAGTCTGGGGACTGTAACGGGAAGTATCTCCACCGCAAAACCAGGAGGAGTTGTTACCTCCTCCCTGGCAACGCCCATCACCACCCTAGCAACCATTGCCACACTTGCTGGCAAGGTCACAGCTACAACAGCTGGACCCAAACAG GTGACTCTGATCACAACTCCAAGTGGAGCGGAGTCTCTGGTCCAGGATCTACCCGTCTCCATCATGGCGTCCCCGACTTCAGAAGAACCTGGAAGTACTACAAGCACCACGACAACTACATCCAGTACTgcgggaggagagagtggagagacTACAGGTAACACAG TGACGTTGGTGTGCTCCAACCCGCCTTGTGAGACCCATGAAACTGGCACCACCAACACTGCCACAGTCGCCACAGCAGCCATGGGCGGTAACAACAGAGAATGCTCCAACCCGCCGTGTGAGATGCACGAAACGGGGACGACCAACACCGCCACGACCGCCTCGGCCAGCATGAACCAACTGCCACAG GTGAGCTCCAACCTGGCTGCTCCTGTCAGTCAGATTGCAGGGAACACCTGCTCCAACCCGCCCTGTGAGACCCACGAGACCGGGACCACCAACACTGCCACCACAGCGGGGGCGGGAGGactcacacag GTTTGTTCGAACCCCCCCTGTGAGACTCATGAGACCGGGACCACCAACACCGCCACCACGGCAGGGACAGGTGGactcacacag GTTTGTTCAAACCCCCCCTGTGAGACCCACGAGACCGGGACCACCAACACTGCCACCACGGCGGGGACAGGTGGACTCTCACAG GTTTGTTCGAACCCCCCCTGTGAGACCCACGAGACCGGGACCACCAACACTGCCACCACAGCCACAG CTCAGCAGGGTGAAGACTCCAcagacccctcctcctcctctgaccccCCTGCACCGGCCCCCTCCACAGCAAGCCAGAGTAGAGCTGTTACCACGGTTACACAGTCCACACCCACCCCCGGACCATCTATACCT GAGATCTCCTCATTGGTTGGAGAGGGCAGGGCTGAGTCGTCTGAGGCGGaggctgttgccatggtaactggATCAGCAGAAGATGGGGAGGAGCCTATGCAGACTGACAGCCAACCGGGGCATGTGATGCCAACGGTGTTACAGGTTCATATGGAGGACAGTGAGGCggcacag ATGACCTCAGACGGCGGTCTTCCTCATGAGCTGATGTCATCAGAGGGGGATGGAGGGGAGGGTACGACGACCCTGATGGTGACGGGACTCACCGCGGATCAGCTGGCCGTAACCACGGGAACAGACGACGCTGTACAGCAGGCGACAATTCAGGCCGTGCTGCAGGCGGCGGGACACATGG gTGAGGATCAGCCCATAGTTCTGACTCAGCAGGATCTGGCGGTTCTGgtacagcagcagcttcagggcATCCACAAccaacctgaacctgaacctgaacctgaacctgagcCCAGCAGCCTGCCCACAG AGGGCCTTGCTCCAGCAGACAGCCTGAATGACCCCGCCGCAGAGAGTAACGGACACGAGCTGACATCATCAGCTGTGACCAGCGCCGTGGCCCGATTGGCCAGTACATTTGGCCCCAGCCCTCAGCTGACTGCCAGCCCGGTTAAGATTCAAACAGCCGCGCTGCCCGCAGAGGTTACCAACGGCAACCCCGCTCCTGCAGGG AAGCCGACCGTGGTGATGAGGTCATCAGTGAAGGACAGTCAGTGGTATGACGTCGGCATCGTCAAGGTGACCAACATGGTGGTGACACATTACTACGTCCCCTACGGAGAAAACATGGCCGAc GATGACTCAGGCGTGGTACCTGACTACAGTCAAATGAAGAAGGTGGAGCTTCAGCCGGGCACGGCGTATAAGTTTCGTGTGGCGGGGATAAATATCTGCGGCCGCGGAGCCTTCTCGGAGGTGTCGGCTTTTAAAACGTGTTTGCCTGGTTTCCCCGGAGCGCCCTGCGCCATCAAGATCAGCAAG AACATGGACGGGGCTCAGCTCACCTGGGAGCCTCCTGCCGTCACCTCAGGTAAGATCACTGAGTACTCGGTGTACCTGGCCATCCAGTCCAGCCAGGCGAGCTCGGCCTCAGGTTCTGGTCCGGCCCAGCTGGCCTTCATGAGGGTGTACTGCGGCGTCAGCCCGTCCTGTCTGGTCCAGGCCTCCAGCCTCGCCAACGCCCACATCGACCACACCACCAAACCCGCCATCATCTTCCGCATCGCCGCACGCAATCAGAAGGGCTACGGCCCCGCCACGCAGGTCAGGTGGTTACAAG agagcAGTAAAGAAGCTAAACCAGCTGTGAAGAGAGCCGGCGTGTCTCCTGATTA TAAACCTGTCGGACCAAAGAAGTTCAAAACCGACCAATAG